AGAAGGGTAGCTTCCATGGGCAGCGCGAGGGAGATGGCGAACGCGGAAAGCTTGGTGACCTAAATGGTGCGACAGAGATGGCGATCAAGGCAAGTTCGGTGGACGGCTGTGAGGGAGATTTGCTTCATAAATGTGAGAAAGGGTTTTCTGGAAGGTCGTGATATAGTACGATGTTTGAGAGAGCGTGGGTTTTCTGAAAAGCTTTGCGGTCGCGAACTTAAAAGTTCAATATTTTTTAGCGCCTCCTAAAAACACAACGGTCCTAATAAGCTATCgttgtaatttttaaaattaaccCAACTCAGTGTATTAGATCCCTTACCACGACGGTATTATAACACTCATCGTCTGTTAAAACACCACAACAGTTTTTATATAAACAGTCGTCTATTGGGTGTCGTAATTTAACATAATTGTAGTAGTGAGTACAATCCATTGCATCTGCATATAGACAGATACACTTTTTATTaaacaaatacaaagaaattctATATCAATTTACACTTTTTTCAACTTATACAAATTGTAACATAAATGAACATAAattgtttgggccaaaatgAGTCATTTCATGTATTGACAGTAGTTTTTGGTTTCTTATGTAGTTACTTTAATAGAAActacaaaaccaaaatcaaaagaaatttgaatcTTCCAACtttgggaaaaaaacagacaaattgaaataaaGGTAGGATTAAGATGTCTTATTTAGTTACTTCATGGTCAGCATGCAAGTTTTCTACTGTTCTTGTTACCTCTGTTCTCTAACGGTTCACGTTTATATGGTCTCTCAAATTTCTCAGAGTCAAGCGTTGGTGGGAAAAATAGAGTCATAACCTTATATGAATCTTTTGTTCAACAAAAATGTAGGAGGTGGAAACTATTGTATTACTCCAGATTATAGAATCGTTTAATGACGAGAATATGACACCACATGATCTGTTTACCAAGAACCACAAGGAATTGGTGCAAGAAGGAGAAATATGGATGAAAGAAACTGCAACTTCTTGTACTGTTGTAGGTGCTCTCATAATTACCATCAGGTTTGCTTCAGCATTTACCGTGCCCGGTGGAAACAATGGAGAAACATGCACTCCAATATTCCTATAATAAAAAGTAATGTATGCTTTTTATAATCTCAGATTCTATATCGCTCTTTCCTTCCACAACTTCAGTGTGAATGTTTTTGGGAATCCTTACATCACGTTATGCAGAAATTGATTTCCTTAAATCCTTGCCAACAAAGATGATAATAGGGCTTTCCACCCTTTTCTTCTCTATTGCCGCTATTGTTAATCAATATCAAATGAAGAACTATGAAGAACAatttctagagagagagagagaatgagatatcagggatagagagagagagagagcagagaaaaatgaactttctttcttaatgAACAGGTAATGCAGAATACACTACTATTTATACACAACCATCTTTACTAACTAACCATCACAACCTCTAATCTTATGCCAAGTGTCACAACCCTACTCTAACATCCCCCCTCAATCTCTTGCGATGATAAACCAAGCATGAGATTGTGACAATGAGTATGGAATAGAGGAGCACTTAAGCCTTTGGTTAATATATTTGCAAACTGTTCTCTGGAAGACACAAACTGCACAAATAGTTGTTGTTTCGCCACTCGTTCTCTAACAAAATGAACATCGATCTCAATATGTTTGGTCCTCTGATGCTGAACGGGATTGAAGGATAAAGCAATCGCGGATAGGTTATCACAAAACAGCACCGGTTGCTGAGCAATGGGAACCTGCAGAAACACCAGTAATTGCTTGATCCAGTCAAGTTCAGCAGAAGTAGTTGACAAAGCACGATATTCGGCTTCAGTGGAAGATCGGGAAACAGTTTGTTGTTTCTTAGAGGACCAAGACACAGGATTGGAACCAagaaacacaaccaaaccgGTAGTGGACCGCCGATCATTTGGATCTCCTGCCCAGTCAGCATCACTAAAAGCTGTTAAAAACAAGCTTCCCCGATTATAGCGAATGCCGACGTGCATTGTACCCTTCAAGTACCGAAGAATCCTCTTGACGGCTGTGAAATGTGTCACCATTGGATTTTGCATAAATTGACAAACCTGATGCACAGAAAATGCAATATCAGGTCGGGTGAAAGTCAAATATTGCAAAGCTCCTACAATACTGCGATACAAGGTGGGGTTTCCATAAGGATGACCATCATCCTTAAGCAATCTGTGATAAGGAAGGCAAGGAGTATCACACGCTTTGGCCTCAGTCATTTCGGTTTTGACAAGTAGATCTTGGACATACTTAGACTGTGACAAAAACAATCCAGTGTTGgtatgagaaatttgaaggCCCAGAAAATAATGCAAATCTCCTAAGTCTTTGATCTCAAACTCAACTGTGAGAGATTGAATAACCTTGTGAATTTCACTGACAGCACTGCCAGTAATTatgatatcatcaacatataccAATAAGATGAGAATGCCAGAATCCACTTGTTTCACAAATAGAGAGGAGTCGGAGTATGTATGTTGAAACCCCAATGTAGGTAAAAAAGAAGTGAACCTGTCATTCCAGGCTTGGGGAGCTtgttttaacccatataaaGATTTAAGAAGTTTGCAAACCAAAGTTGGATGATGAGAATCTTCAAATCCAGGAGGTTGAGCCATGTACACCTCTTCTTGGAGAATACCATGCAAAAAAGCATTCTTGACATCTAGTTGGCGTAACTGCCAACCAAAATGTGCAGCAAGAGCTAAGACAATCCGCACTGTAGTAGGTTTAACGACAGGACTGAAAGTTTCCCCATAATCTTGATCTGGTTCTTGACTGAACCCTTTAGCAACTAATCGCGCCTTATGTCGGGCAATAGACCCATCTGCATGCTTTTTAATCTTAAAAATCCACTTACATCCCACCAGATTCTTGTTATGAGGTAATGGCACCAAACTCCAAGTCCCCTGAGAATGAAGAGCATCGACTTCCTCTTTCATAGCAGTCAACCCAAACGGGCACTTTTAAAGCCGTCTTATAAGTGGCAGGCTCAACTAAGGATAAATCAACACCCCCAGACTCCTGTAGAGTTGTTAGAAAAACCTTCTTCTTCACAATGCCACTCTTACTTCGAGTTTGCATGGGATGCAAATTCATAGGAGGAACCTCAAGAACTACTTGCATGGAATCAGGTTGAAAAGAGTCAACTAATGGTAAAGGGCCAGTTGACAGGGCTTCAGCATTGGACTCAGGTACCACAGGGATTGATGATAAAGATGGAGATGCACCAGTAATGGACAGAGGTGATGGTGAAGAGGATGCAGCAGGAGTATTGCTAGGTGAAATGAATGTATCTGATAAAGTAGTGGCAGGAGATGTAGGCAATACAACAATATTGTTATTGGTGACAACAGGAAAAGGAGAAGATGCACTTGGCAAAGTAGGAGAAGGAATGAATACCTTTGAATGTGTCACTAAGTCTGCATATGGAAAGGCATGttcatcaaaaataacatGTCTAGATATATATGTACGTTTCCCAGACACATCATAACATATATATCCTTTATACTGAGAAGAATATCCCAAAAAGACACACTTAATGGTTTTTGGTTGAAGTTTGTTGGTAAGATAAGGTTTTAACAAGGGATAACAAGCACAACCAAATATTTGTAGATGAGAAATGGCTGGAATATCTCCAAACAAAACTTCAAAGGGGGATTTATCAAGTAAGATGGATGTAGGCATTCTATTAATCAAGTAGGACGCAGTTTGTACAGCATAAGTCCAGAAAGAAGATGGTAGGTTGGCATGTTGTAATAAGGTGATGGTAGTTTCGATAAGATGTCGATGTTTTCGTTCAGCGAGCCCATTTTGTTCAGGTGTGTATGGACATGACTTTTGATGAATGATACCCTTATCAACAAGAAAAGCTTGAAACTGTTTGCTAACATACTCTCCCCCCCATCACTCTGAAGAATCTGAATGGAAGCTGAAAACTGAGTTTGAACATAGTTGTAGAAGGTAACAAATACAGAATACAAGTCACTTTTATTGATTAGGGGAAAAAGCCAACAATGCCTTGTACATTCATCCACAAAAATCACATAATACCTATATCCATCAACGGAAACACAAGGAGAGGGACCCCAAAGGTCACTATGGATGATATGAAAAGGTGTGACAGACCTGTGGACACTGTGGGAAAAGGGAAGTTTACAAAACTTGCCCTGAAGACAACTATGACACATGACAGCTGAAGAAACTGGGTTACATTGAACATGTGCTTTTTGTAACATCAATGTAACAATTTGATTTGTAGGATGACCTAGTCTATGATGCCAAGTAGAAGAGAAGACGAGCTGACCAAGATATGCTCGAGGTTGAGGTTTAGTGGTTGGGAGAACAGAATGAGAAGATGCAAGAGAAATGGGGTATAGTCCATTACTGCACAGCCCTTTGTAAAGAATCCTCCCTGTGGCTTTGTCCTgaatccaaaaacaaaaggcatcAAAAATTAACCAACAGTTGTTGTCCAAACAAAGCCGATGCACTGACAACAAATTTTGAGTCAACTTTGGAACATATAGAACTGAATTCAAGTGGATTGGCTTTACACTTGTAGGAATAACAGAGTTACCAACATATGATACTGACAAACCTTCACCATTAGCAGTTTGAACTGTTTCATTTGTGGGATAAGGTGTAGCCAAAGATAAAGTGGATAAGTCTGCAGTCATGTGATTGGTTGCCCCAGAATCAGTAAGCCATACTTGAGGTAGACTCTGAGAGGAGGATGGCAGAGATGGTTGCATAACAGTATGCATAGCTTGCATTGGGGATTGTTGAGAGTGATGAGACTGAGCTGAAGAATATCCAAGGGATGAAGAAGACATCTGAGGAACCTGGGAATAACTTCCAGCACCAATAAAGTTCGGACCGTTATCATTATAAAAGCAGTACCATGTGGTGTGATTTGTTTTACCACAAATATGACACTTAGACCTCTCAGGAGGATTAGATCCACAGAATGGAGCAGTGTGACCTTCACTGTTGCATAATTGACAAGTAGGAACAAGTGGAACTGATGGAGATGGATACTGAGAAGTGGGAAATTGACCAAGAACACCTGGAGTTGGTGTGGGCAACACATGGGTTTGAGTATAAAACTGTGGTCTTGGATTAAACGGTCGCTGACCTTGATTAAACTTGCCCTTTCCCTTGtttctatgaaaatttttatagcCGCCAGGAACATACGAGGACTGTCCATGAGCACCATTAGACTGCTGAAAAGGTGGCGCAGATGAGACAGGAGGTCTAGAAGTTGCAGCCATAGCAGTAAGATATGATGGGGGCAACAGTGAGGTTCTCCACAATACGCTCTTCAGCAAGTAATTGAGAGCTAAACTCTTTCAGAGTAATAACACTTTCTCTACCCCGAACCACACATCGAAAAGTATTATATTCAGGAGGGAGGCCATTCAAAGCTAGAATCACAATATCTTCATCAGCAAAATATACCCCCGCAGCTGCCAAATAATCTCTAGCCTCTTTTATTTTCAGAAGATATTGACTTATAGCATCAGATCCTTTTCGGATATTATGCAAATTAGACTTCATTTGGAAAATGCTTGTCCTTGACACAGTGGAAAAGTGTTCCTTTAAACGAATCCAAAGATCTCTAGAGCTAGTACTACCAATCGCACAAGACATAGCCACCGGAGACAAGGTGACAGTAAGAAGTTGCATAACAGCCCTATCATGCATTTTCCATATCAACACAGTATCACAATCAGCAGCAGAGGATGAGTCAGAAGAATTTATACCAGATTCACCAGAGGCAATAGTAGGAGGGCAAGGATGAGATCCATCAACAAATCCGATGATTCCATTGCTCTCCAGCAACAATTGCATTTGAAAATGCCAATTTAGGTAGTTCGAGTCGTCCAATTTCACGTTCACAGACGTCGAAATCGTAGAAATAAGAGCCGTGATCGGAGATTGCAAAATCTGAAGTTGTGCAGCAGTCACCATTGTTGCAGTACAGAACTAAGCAATTCACTGAGAACTGAGCACAAACACCAGAGCGACACAATgccaagagaagagaagaagaaacaatcaCACTTCGAGATCGAATCAACAAACCCTAGAAATTATGAATAGTCGAGAAGACACAGAAATCGtgaagaagcaagaaacagagagaTCAGAGGGAGCCGAAGATCAAATCGAAGACAGAGATAGCAGAAGCAAGAAGCCGGATCGAAGAATCTGCGTGAGCGGTAATGGCGATGATACCATGTTAATCAATATCAAATGAAGAACTATGAAGAACAatttctagagagagagagaatgagatatcagggatagagagagagagagagcagagaaaaatgaactttctttcttaatgAACAGGTAATGCAGAATACACTACTACTTATACACAACcatcttaactaactaaccatcACAACCTCTAATCTTATGCCAAGTGTCACAACCCTACTCTAACAGCTATGATGGTTGCCTTCTC
Above is a window of Prunus persica cultivar Lovell chromosome G2, Prunus_persica_NCBIv2, whole genome shotgun sequence DNA encoding:
- the LOC109947107 gene encoding uncharacterized protein LOC109947107, with translation MAATSRPPVSSAPPFQQSNGAHGQSSYVPGGYKNFHRNKGKGKFNQGQRPFNPRPQFYTQTHVLPTPTPGVLGQFPTSQYPSPSVPLVPTCQLCNSEGHTAPFCGSNPPERSKCHICGKTNHTTWYCFYNDNGPNFIGAGSYSQVPQMSSSSLGYSSAQSHHSQQSPMQAMHTVMQPSLPSSSQSLPQVWLTDSGATNHMTADLSTLSLATPYPTNETVQTANGEGQSHREDSLQRAVQ